The Thermus filiformis genome contains a region encoding:
- a CDS encoding DNA repair protein RecN: MLRRLEVQNLAVIREAALDLSPGLNVLTGETGAGKSLLVDALALLLGERLEGPAQNTLVTAFFQKEGVERILSRRIGARSTPRIDGEVVTLKELAEEAERWVALHAQHAALALLSARSQQRLLDALLEGELLAAYREAYARREALLKEKAALLERVRAREERLDFLRFQLKELEEARLRPDEDEALLETARRLRHATSLKEKGEKARAQLEKALSALGLAGRELEGASRLDPGLTPLAQEAEEAEARARALLDEVEAYLEGLELDPEELEKVEARLALLERLKRKYGPTLLEVLAHKERLEEEIRELEGSEERLGELEEALKEAEEALARAGRSLSQAREKAARWLSQKATEEVRALGMPEARFQVALLPLPAPGPEGLERVQFLFSANPALPPGPLEAASGGELSRVMLALALLTQGGEAPTVVFDEIDVGVGGEAAWRVAERLYELAQSRQVLVVTHLPQIAARAQAHFRVVKDPATGVRVERVEGEERVRELARMLSGSYTEAALRHARSLLGVE, encoded by the coding sequence ATGCTCCGGCGCCTCGAGGTGCAGAACCTCGCCGTCATCCGGGAGGCCGCCTTGGACCTCTCCCCCGGCCTGAACGTCCTCACGGGGGAGACGGGGGCGGGAAAGAGCCTCCTGGTGGACGCCCTGGCCCTCCTCCTGGGGGAACGGCTCGAGGGCCCCGCCCAGAACACCCTCGTCACCGCCTTCTTCCAGAAGGAGGGGGTGGAACGGATCCTCTCCCGCCGCATCGGGGCCCGCTCCACCCCCAGGATAGACGGGGAGGTGGTCACCCTGAAGGAGCTGGCCGAGGAGGCGGAGCGCTGGGTGGCCCTGCACGCCCAGCACGCCGCCTTGGCCCTCCTCTCCGCCCGGAGCCAGCAACGCCTCCTGGACGCCCTCCTGGAGGGGGAGCTCCTGGCCGCCTACCGGGAGGCCTACGCCCGGCGCGAGGCGCTTCTTAAGGAGAAGGCCGCCCTTTTGGAGCGGGTGAGGGCCCGGGAGGAGCGGCTGGACTTCCTACGCTTCCAGCTCAAGGAGCTGGAGGAGGCCCGGCTCCGCCCAGACGAGGACGAGGCCCTCCTGGAGACGGCCCGTCGGCTCAGGCATGCAACGAGCCTGAAGGAGAAGGGGGAAAAGGCCAGGGCCCAGCTGGAGAAGGCCCTCTCCGCCCTGGGCCTGGCGGGGCGGGAGCTGGAGGGGGCCTCGAGGCTGGACCCGGGCCTTACTCCTCTGGCCCAGGAGGCCGAGGAGGCGGAGGCCCGGGCCCGGGCCCTTTTGGACGAGGTGGAGGCCTACCTGGAGGGCCTCGAGCTGGACCCGGAGGAGCTGGAGAAGGTGGAAGCCCGGCTCGCCCTCCTGGAGAGGCTGAAGCGCAAGTACGGCCCCACCCTCCTCGAGGTCCTGGCCCACAAGGAGCGCCTGGAGGAGGAGATCCGGGAGCTGGAGGGGAGCGAGGAGCGGCTTGGGGAGCTGGAGGAGGCCCTGAAGGAGGCCGAGGAGGCCCTGGCGCGGGCCGGCCGGTCCCTGAGCCAGGCCCGGGAGAAGGCCGCCCGCTGGCTCTCCCAAAAGGCGACGGAGGAGGTCCGCGCCCTGGGCATGCCCGAGGCCCGCTTCCAGGTGGCCCTCCTCCCCCTCCCCGCCCCGGGGCCGGAGGGGCTGGAGCGGGTCCAGTTCCTCTTCAGCGCCAACCCCGCCCTCCCCCCGGGCCCCCTCGAGGCGGCGAGCGGCGGGGAGCTCTCCCGGGTGATGCTGGCCCTGGCCCTCCTCACCCAAGGGGGGGAGGCCCCCACCGTGGTCTTTGACGAGATTGACGTGGGCGTGGGCGGGGAGGCGGCCTGGCGGGTGGCGGAGCGGCTTTACGAGCTCGCCCAAAGCCGCCAGGTCCTGGTGGTCACCCACCTGCCCCAGATCGCCGCCCGGGCCCAGGCCCACTTCCGCGTGGTCAAGGACCCCGCCACTGGGGTGCGGGTGGAGCGGGTGGAGGGGGAGGAGCGGGTCCGGGAGCTGGCCCGCATGCTCTCGGGGAGCTACACCGAGGCCGCCTTGCGCCACGCCCGAAGCCTCCTCGGGGTAGAGTAA